The following are encoded together in the Gordonia insulae genome:
- a CDS encoding ABC transporter ATP-binding protein yields MSRHRQPGDEPDDIADGVPDRDEQLAEVAADPEATTIVDPAAIDPDLADPEVVAEVVAPQREIATATGDSLLAVEGLTVEFGGLAALDDVTFDIKRGEILGLIGPNGAGKTTCFNAITGVYRPTRGTVSFDGAPLGKIKQHKITRLGIARTFQNVRLWGEMTALENVCVGTDARHKTSVFGGILRTPRHYREERDAVDRGMALLEFVGIGPRAAEKASNLPYGDQRRLEIARALATEPKLLCLDEPAAGFNPSEKTALMGLIKKIRDDGYTVLLIEHDMRLVMGVTDRIVVLEFGRKIAEGSPKEVRDNPAVVAAYLGVPDDEIA; encoded by the coding sequence ATGAGCAGGCATCGCCAACCGGGTGACGAACCCGACGACATCGCCGATGGTGTGCCCGATCGCGACGAGCAGCTCGCCGAGGTCGCGGCCGACCCGGAGGCCACCACGATCGTGGATCCGGCGGCCATCGACCCCGATCTCGCCGACCCCGAGGTCGTCGCCGAAGTCGTTGCGCCTCAGCGTGAGATCGCGACTGCGACCGGTGATTCGCTGCTCGCGGTGGAGGGACTCACCGTCGAGTTCGGCGGCCTCGCCGCGCTCGACGACGTGACCTTCGACATCAAGAGGGGCGAGATCCTCGGCCTCATCGGGCCGAACGGCGCCGGCAAGACGACCTGTTTCAACGCGATCACCGGCGTGTACCGACCCACCCGGGGCACCGTCTCCTTCGACGGCGCGCCGCTGGGGAAGATCAAGCAGCACAAGATCACCCGGCTCGGTATCGCCCGCACATTCCAGAACGTCCGGCTGTGGGGCGAGATGACCGCGCTCGAGAACGTCTGTGTCGGCACCGACGCACGGCACAAGACGTCGGTGTTCGGCGGCATCCTCCGCACGCCGCGCCACTATCGGGAGGAACGCGACGCCGTCGATCGCGGGATGGCGCTGCTGGAGTTCGTGGGCATCGGGCCGCGGGCGGCGGAGAAGGCGTCCAACCTGCCCTATGGCGATCAGCGACGCCTGGAGATCGCGCGGGCCCTGGCCACCGAACCCAAGCTGCTCTGCCTCGACGAACCCGCGGCCGGCTTCAACCCGAGCGAGAAGACCGCGTTGATGGGACTCATCAAGAAGATCCGCGACGACGGGTACACGGTGTTGCTGATCGAACACGACATGCGACTGGTGATGGGGGTGACCGACCGCATCGTCGTGCTGGAGTTCGGCCGCAAGATCGCCGAGGGCAGCCCCAAGGAAGTCCGCGACAACCCGGCGGTCGTCGCCGCCTATCTGGGAGTTCCCGATGACGAAATCGCCTGA